From the genome of Cryptococcus neoformans var. neoformans B-3501A chromosome 1, whole genome shotgun sequence, one region includes:
- a CDS encoding hypothetical protein (Match to ESTs gb|CF193567.1|CF193567, gb|CF193566.1|CF193566), whose protein sequence is MYSLPTQSLSHINSPSHPSSPQPAAFPSSPSLLRDVGDEQMIWEPIEPIVPDTNQMHYLALDTNILINYLNTVRTLHTLLSASVDRLRLLILIPIKVIQEIDGLKHSQKLPYPDSPVDIGRLARLANTWLLETNRIKREGGLSAVRCQSLKERYDRSMIGGKGDDDILDCCMYFDQHGAKVVLWTNDKNLSLKAEANNIQTLGGHPSSLSALLKVSGADLPSDLWDQAAALDGDAQKSAESPETHKDNSDIHMNDADHLVESCHDFDSLSSPIFDQSNSGKPKYFADLPPIFSHGSREINQVHTPPQADTVQRRYPLLSNPGQDDDIEIDEEPLSHCSAFSSRTTHSAASTSHASPIHAELSSHRRLARRPSSLMLSSLRISLLSPTLALISHPSYAPHVSSSPPPSTLPSVSILSTLLSSLTSLDSYLSSQSYPIEHPLRLSLMRGTIAVKTIQKYIEYHENPQANGGTRRIKTNDMLVAVNNLRDTLKDLDVEMGMDVLDDFKGYD, encoded by the exons ATGTACTCCCTTCCCACCCAGTCTCTATCACATATTaattctccttctcatccatcttctcctcagcctGCAGCCTTCCCgtcatccccttctttaCTGCGAGACGTCGGCGATGAGCAAATGATATGGGAACCCATAGAACCCATAGTGCCT GATACCAATCAGATGCATTATCTGGCTTTGGATACCAACATATTGATCAACTATTTGAACACTGTTCGGACTCTACATACCTTACTGTCGGCTTCTGTTGATCGATTAAGGCTATTGATACTTATTCCTATAAAAGTCATTCAAG AGATTGATGGTCTCAAGCATTCACAAAAACTACCGTACCCTGACTCACCCGTTGATATAGGCCGTCTTGCTAGACTTGCCAACACTTGGCTATTGGAGACGAATAGAATaaagagagaaggtggATTGTCTGCGGTAAGATGTCAAAgcttgaaagagagataCGACCGTTCGATGATT GGCGGGAAAGGTGACGACGATATTCTGGACTGCTGTATGTATTTCGATCAACATGGAGCTAAGGTCGTGTTGTGGACAAATGACAAAAATCTTAGCCTGAAG GCTGAGGCCAATAACATCCAAACTTTGGGTGgtcatccatcatctctcagTGCTCTCCTTAAAGTTTCTGGGGCAGACCTCCCCAGCGACTTATGGGATCAGGCTGCTGCACTAGATGGTGACGCTCAAAAATCGGCTGAATCGCCAGAGACACATAAAGACAATTCCGACATACATATGAATGATGCCGATCACTTA GTCGAATCTTGCCATGATTTTGATAGTCTCTCATCGCCAATCTTTGACCAGTCAAACAGTGGCAAACCGAAATACTTTGCCGATCTCCCACCAATATTCTCTCATGGTTCTCGTGAGATCAACCAAGTGCATACTCCGCCCCAAGCCGACACTGTTCAAAGACGctaccctcttctttccaacCCTGGACAGGATGACGATATTGAAATTGATGAAGAGCCATTATCTCACTGCTCTGCCTTTTCATCTCGGACAACTCACTCAGCTGCTTCAACCAGCCACGCATCTCCGATACACGCTGAACTCTCGTCGCACAGACGGCTTGCCCGTCGCCCATCAAGTCTGATGCTGTCATCCCTTCGCATATCGCTTCTGTCTCCAACACTTGCCCTCATATCTCACCCCTCTTACGCGCCACAtgtttcatcttctcccccgCCATCAACCCTACCGTCAGTCTCTATCCTATCAACTCTACTTTCTTCCTTAACGTCCCTTGATTCATACCTCTCATCACAATCATATCCCATTGAGCATCCCTTGCGATTGAGCTTAATGCGAGGGACAATTGCTGTCAAAACAATTCAAAAGTACATCGAGTACCATGAAAACCCCCAAGCAAACGGCGGAACTAGGAGAATCAAGACAAATGATATGCTCGTGGCCGTGAATAATTTGAGAGATACATTGAAGGACCTGGAtgtggagatggggatggacGTGCTCGACGATTTCAAGGGATATGACTGA
- a CDS encoding hypothetical protein (Match to ESTs gb|CF190559.1|CF190559, gb|CF190558.1|CF190558; Similar to gi|39636966|gb|AAR29084.1| acetolactate synthase [Cryptococcus neoformans var. grubii], FASTA scores: opt: 4735, E(): 0, (98.329% identity (99.861% similar) in 718 aa overlap (1-718:1-718)); HMMPfam hit to TPP_enzyme_M, Thiamine pyrophosphate enzyme, central domain, score: 199.6, E(): 5.9e-57; HMMPfam hit to TPP_enzyme_N, Thiamine pyrophosphate enzyme, N-terminal TPP binding domain, score: 329.8, E(): 3.7e-96), which produces MLTRQSRLLRRIPPPNAVLQSGLQRRHRSTDRYSNNIHTSSTQNAPAPVYDAPIREKGMTVEAKERVRAHARKIQSSASTAAASPAVRPQPAQHFQAAPQPMPANTPRFESDGQVKNGLDYSFIGLSGGQIFQEMMLRHDVKQVFGYPGGAILPVFDAIYNSPHFDFVLPRHEQGAGHMAEGYARVSGKPGVVLVTSGPGATNVITPMQDALSDGVPMVVFCGQVATNLIGSDAFQEADVVGISRSCTKWNVMVKDIAELPRRINEAFKIATTGRPGPVLVDLPKDVTAAILRTPIPAKSAQPGHSPYLPSNPLNPSSQPSDPLPGDADLITEAAQMINKAKRPIIFAGNGVLSSPEGPKLLKELSDKGRIPVTTTLQGLGAFDERDEKSLHMIGMHGSAYANFAMQEADVLIALGVRFDDRVTGKVDTFAPAAKAAAAEGRGGIIHFEIQPKNINKIVEAQIPVLGDVVASLAELVPQIEAVDRSAWIGRCKATKERYPFTYTPSQEGQKLKPQEVVQELDRQAEALGKEKFIISTGVGQHQMWACQYYRWTEPRSWVSSGGLGTMGFGLPSAIGAKVAAPEKYVIDIDGDASFSMTAMELATASQYDIGVKVLLFNNEFQGMVEQWQDLFYENRYSHTRMTNPDFVKLSESMGTKGLRCTKLEDLPRMMKEFLEYDGKRPIVLECLVSSEHVYPMIPAGKALHEQLLHPLLRNGSE; this is translated from the exons ATGCTTACACGCcaatctcgtcttctcaGACGCATCCCTCCCCCGAACGCAGTCCTTCAGTCGGGCCTCCAAAGAAGACACAGGTCCACTGACCGTTATTCCAACAACATCCACACGTCTTCCACTCAAAACGCCCCAGCTCCCGTGTACGATGCTCCCATCCGCGAGAAAGGTATGACTGTCGAGGCCAAGGAGCGTGTCCGGGCCCATGCCAGGAAAATTCAAAGCAGCGCTtctactgctgctgcaagTCCTGCTGTCAGACCTCAACCTGCCCAACACTTTCAGGCAGCGCCTCAGCCCATGCCTGCTAATACGCCTCGTTTTGAAAGCGACGGCCAGGTAAAGAACGGGTTGGACTACTC ATTTATCGGTCTCTCCGGTGGCCAAATCTTCCAAGAGATGATGCTTCGTCACGACGTAAAGCAGGTCTTTGGTTATCCCGGCGGCGCCATTCTTCCTGTCTTTGACGCCATCTATAACTCCCCTCACTTCGATTTCGTTCTTCCAAGACACGAGCAGGGTGCTGGCCACATGGCGGAAGGCTACGCTCGCGTTTCTGGCAAACCAGGTGTTGTCCTTGTCACTTCTGGTCCTGGCGCTACCAATGTCATTACCCCGATGCAAGATGCCTTGAGTGACGGTGTGCCTATGGTTGTCTTCTGTGGTCAGGTCGCCACGAACCTGATTGGTTCCGATGCTTTCCAAGAAGCCGATGTCGTCGGTATTTCTAGAAGTTGCACAAAGTGGAACGTTATGGTCAAAGACATCGCTGAGCTCCCGAGAAGAATCAACGAAGCTTTCAAGATTGCTACCACCGGCCGTCCTGGCCCCGTTTTGgttgatcttcccaaggaTGTGACCGCTGCTATCCTCCGGACACCAATCCCCGCTAAATCTGCTCAACCTGGTCACTCTCCTtaccttccttccaatcCTCTCAACCCGTCATCTCAACCGTCTGACCCCCTTCCAGGCGATGCCGATTTGATTACAGAGGCTGCGCAGATGATCAACAAGGCTAAGAGACCCATTATCTTCGCCGGTAACGGTGTCCTTTCGTCCCCTGAAGGCCCTAAACTTCTCAAGGAGCTCTCTGACAAGGGGAGGATTCCTGTGACCACCACTCTTCAGGGTCTGGGAGCCTTCGACGAGAGAGACGAGAAGAGTTTACACATGATCGGTATGCATGGGTCTGCATACGCCAACTTTGCGATGCAAGAGGCGGACGTGCTGATTGCCTTGGGagtgagatttgatgatCGTGTGACAGGGAAGGTTGATA CCTTCGCTCCCGCTGCcaaagctgctgctgctgagggCCGAGGTGGTATCATTCACTTCGAAATCCAACCCAAAAACATCAATAAGATTGTTGAGGCCCAGATCCCTGTGCTCGGCGATGTCGTTGCCTCTCTCGCAGAGCTTGTCCCTCAAATTGAAGCCGTCGACCGATCTGCCTGGATTGGCCGATGCAAGGCTACTAAGGAAAGGTACCCCTTCACATACACTCCTAGCCAGGAGGGCCAGAAGTTGAAGCCCCAAGAGGTTGTTCAGGAGCTTGACCGACAGGCTGAAGCTCTCGGCA aggagaagttTATCATCTCGACTGGTGTTGGTCAACATCAAATGTGGGCCTGTCAGTACTACCGATGGACTGAGCCTCGTTCGTGGGTCTCTTCTGGTGGTCTTGGTACTATGGGCTTTGGTCTTCCCTCAGCTATCGGCGCCAAGGTTGCCGCTCCTGAAAAGTATGTGATAGACATCGACGGTGATGCAAGCTTTTCCATGACTGCCATGGAGCTAGCCACTGCAAGCCAGTACGACATCGGTGTCAAGGTATTGTTGTTCAACAATGAATTCCAAGGGATGGTTGAGCAATGGCAAG ACCTTTTCTACGAAAACCGATACTCCCATACCCGAATGACCAACCCCGACTTCGTTAAGCTCTCAGAGTCTATGGGAACCAAAGGACTCAGGTGCACGAAGCTCGAAGATCTGCCTCGAATGATGAAGGAGTTCCTGGAGTACGATGGCAAGAGGCCTATCGTACTTGAATGTCTCGTTTCTAGCGAACACGTATATCCTATGATTCCTGCAGGCAAAGCCTTACATGAGCAGCTT ctccaccctcttcttcgaaaCGGCTCTGAGTAA
- a CDS encoding hypothetical protein (Match to ESTs gb|CF186359.1|CF186359, gb|CF186283.1|CF186283; Similar to gi|46098039|gb|EAK83272.1| hypothetical protein UM02150.1 [Ustilago maydis 521], FASTA scores: opt: 825, E(): 3.6e-44, (38.942% identity (67.308% similar) in 416 aa overlap (1-416:1-384)); HMMPfam hit to ADH_zinc_N, Zinc-binding dehydrogenase, score: 282.1, E(): 8.8e-82), with the protein MPTSLPLESKQPPKPEVFEAKSNLGFMLHSPLKTSFEEQSVPEIGPDEVLVEIKKTGICGSDVHFYNTGKMGLAALTESMCLGHESSGIVVQLGSNIVQQAARSNVMATARGEAEESNKGTVSNRPLQVGDKVALEPGVTCRMCVDCKGGKYQICEHMIFAAYPPSTGGTLQRYYALPADLVYPLPDNVDLSFGAMMEPLSVATHAVANIGGMRTGWNVLITGAGPVGLLAMAVAKGLGAGKVIAVDINEERLHFAKQYAATDTYIPIPPNEGESRGDHAVRAAEDLLRSTGTPARGPGSIDLVVDATGAETCVLMGLNAIKPGGIYVQIGFGPPNVSVPMFRIVTNEITIRGAWRYGSGDYPLAIDMVARGLVNLKPLLTHTFKFEDALEAFEITKNGRDKNGKGVIKCVIDGPE; encoded by the exons ATGCCTACTTCGCTTCCACTCGAATCCAAGCAACCTCCCAAACCCGAGGTATTTGAGGCCAAGAGTAATCTTGGTTTCATGCTTCACTCACCTCTCAAAACGAGCTTTGAAGAG CAATCTGTTCCCGAAATTGGACCAGACGAAGTTTTAGTGGAGATTAAGAAAACG GGTATTTGTGGCTCTGATGTTCACT TTTATAACACTGGTAAAATGGGTCTTGCTGCTCTCACAGAGTCCATGTGCTTGGGTCATGAATCATCGGGCATCGTTGTTCAGCTTGGCTCTAACATTGTCCAGCAAGCGGCTCGCTCCAATGTGATGGCGACCGCGCGAGGAGAGGCCGAAGAGTCCAACAAAGGCACTGTGTCTAATAGGCCGCTTCAAGTAGGAGACAAAGTCGCTCTTGAACCGGGAGTTACTTGCCGGATGTGCGTAGACTGCAAGGGCGGCAAATATCAG ATATGCGAGCACATGATATTTGCGGCCTACCCACCATCCACAGGTGGTACCCTCCAGCGTTATTACGCTTT ACCTGCCGACCTTGTCTACCCTCTTCCTGACAATGTTGACCTCTCTTTCGGAGCCATGATGGAACCTCTTTCTGTGGCTACTCATGCAGTTGCTAATATTGGGGGTATGCGTACCGGCTGGAACGTCCTCATCACTGGTGCGGGTCCAGTAGGGTTGTTGGCTATGGCTGTTGCCAAAGGCTTAGGGGCTGGGAAGGTGATAGCCGTAGACATTAATGAAGAAAGGTTGCATTTCGCGAAGCAGTACGCGGCCACAGATACCTACATCCCT ATCCCGCCAAATGAAGGAGAGTCCAGGGGCGATCATGCCGTTCGGGCGGCTGAGGACCTTCTTCGTTCCACTGGTACCCCCGCTCGCGGCCCAGGCTCCATTGATCTGGTTGTCGACGCAACAGGTGCCGAGACCTGCGTGTTAATGGGTTTGAATGCCATCAAGCCAGG GGGGATCTATGTGCAAATTGGTTTTGGTCCTCCCAACGTGTCTGTCCCTATGTTCCGGATTGTCACGAACGAGATCACTATCCGAGGTGCATGGCG TTATGGCTCTGGCGATTATCCTCTCGCCATTGATATGGTTGCTCGAGGTCTTGTCAATCTTAAACCTCTTTTAACGCATACCTTCAAGTTCGAAGACGCCCTTGAGGCATTTGAGATTACCAAAAACGGGAGGGATaagaatggaaaaggtGTTATCAAATGTGTCATTGACGGACCTGAGTAG
- a CDS encoding hypothetical protein (Match to ESTs gb|CF193017.1|CF193017, gb|CF186394.1|CF186394, gb|CF186170.1|CF186170; Similar to gi|31242571|ref|XP_321716.1| ENSANGP00000015797 [Anopheles gambiae], FASTA scores: opt: 442, E(): 3.4e-25, (54.867% identity (81.416% similar) in 113 aa overlap (1-113:32-143)); HMMPfam hit to UPF0041, Uncharacterised protein family (UPF0041), score: 132.0, E(): 1.4e-36), whose amino-acid sequence MASTFVNWAKSPAARQYFFSTHFWGPIANWGLPLAALADIANKDEETISGVMSPTLAVYSLIFMRFAWRVQPRNYLLFACHATNAAAQLTQEARFLNYWYFGGKEKKHPVGAKVDDVKEKVQEGVEKVKA is encoded by the exons ATGGC CTC AACATTTGTGAACTGGGCGAAGTCCCCTGCTGCTCGACAATATTTTTTCA GTACGCATTTCTGGGGGCCG ATTGCAAACTGgggtcttcctcttgccgCTCTAGCGGATATTGCGAACaaagatgaggaaacaaTTTCTGGCGTGATGAGTCCTACTTTGGCCGTCTATTC CTTGATCTTTATGCGATTCGCATGGCGCGTTCAACCTCGAAattatcttcttttcgccTGTCACGCCACCAATGCCGCTGCCCAACTTACTCAAGAAGCACGATTTCTCAACTACTGGTATTTCGGcggcaaggaaaagaagcatCCTGTGGGTGCCAAGGTGGATGATGTAAAAGAAAAAGTACAGGAAGGTGTTGAAAAAGTTAAGGCTTGA
- a CDS encoding hypothetical protein (Similar to gi|19114055|ref|NP_593143.1| hypothetical protein [Schizosaccharomyces pombe], FASTA scores: opt: 253, E(): 5.2e-08, (41.758% identity (73.626% similar) in 91 aa overlap (162-252:29-117))) encodes MPSKPQKNVPRKSNTGTPVASEDGVSIAAVIDRLSYADAPRPFKSASFASHLPSRTATSSSTSVRKNAKQILALERERYLGGDGFLSAQHVAMRKRGEKIELGKKKKGVAKKGNIQNLLKGKMKRDVEEMSGTQEQTPAESRMTSEGTTPTLEEDEDMDVSQKERPATQAPNDHPEDSRPKQEIVTYLTPTAPPSLLPPKKYCDITGLHASYTDPRTKLRYKGLDVWHVVRGLGPGGDQAYLSLRGAQTSLK; translated from the exons AT GCCTTCGAAACCTCAGAAAAACGTGCCTCGCAAGTCGAATACAGGAACTCCTGTTGCTTCAGAGGATGGGGTCTCTATTGCA GCAGTAATTGATCGCCTGTCTTACGCTGACGCGCCGCGCCCTTTCAAGTCTGCCTCATTCGCATCTCATTTGCCCTCACGCACAGCAACCTCGTCTTCTACTTCAGTCCGTAAGAATGCCAAACAGATCCTTGCTCTTGAGCGGGAACGTTATCTTGGTGGAGATGGTTTCCTTTCTGCACAACATGTAGCAatgagaaaaagaggcgAAAAAATCGAattggggaagaagaaaaagggagtGGCCAAGAAGGGGAACATACAAAATTtgttgaaagggaaaatgaAGCgtgatgttgaagagatgTCAGGGACGCAAGAACAAACACCAGCAGAGAGTCGGATGACAAGTGAAGGAACGACACCCAcattggaagaggacgaggacaTGGATGTCAGTCAGAAAGAAAGGCCGGCTACCCAAGCCCCAAATGATCATCCCGAAGATTCCAGACCCAAGCAGGAAATTGTGACTT ACTTAACTCCAACAGCTCCACCGTCGTTGCTGCCTCCTAAAAAATACTGCGACATCACCGGTCTCCATGCGTCTTATACAGATCCTAGAACAAAGTTACGCTACAAGGGCCTCGATGTCTGGCATGTTGTTCGTGGATTG GGACCTGGAGGCGATCAAGCTTACCTATCACTACGCGGCGCTCAAACCTCACTTaaatag